The sequence GTTGTCACAGTCGTCTCTTGCCCTTCCTGTCAACACCTAAGAGAGGGACCAGGAGCCTCCGTGATTTGTATTTTTAGGGGATGTCCATGTCTCCGTTTGAGGCATGAGAGTGACGTTTCTCTAAATCACATCCAGCTCTGCTCTCAACATTTTCTTTGCTCTCCTCGTCCTGATCCTCTGATCCTGATCTCCTCCTGAGGCGCAGACCGGGGTCTCTCTGCGTCGGGATCTGGAAAGATGAGAAGGAGCTTCCCAACGATGGTCTTTTCTCTAGAAACGGGGGATGGTAACAACAAAATACCTcagaaaatgaagtgaaagtTTACATAAGGCAAATTAAATCTGATTTGGGTCCATAACACAGTGGTTTGGACATGCGGATGCTGAAATAGAGAAGAAATCCAgtggtaaaaaaatatatatatcaaattTCAGGAAGTATATTTACAGAACAGGATATGAATTACAAGTACCATCTATTTTATGTCCttagtgagaaagagagagtctGCTGAATATTCACAAACAACCTCTGATCTAAGAGCATGAAGTCATCATGAAGTCTTTACTTGTTAAATGTCAATGTCTCACCACAGTGACAACATTCAACGGTGGAATTTCTTAACACCTCTCACATTCATAGTATGAGGTAACTTCTTTGTAATTTAAACACAGTAGTACGTTTAAGTGTCAGGCAGTAGGCCTTTTCCCACACAGTCATCTAGCCTTGTTATAGCTGGAAAAGTACAGGTGTTACTAAATGACACTAACAATGGCTGACATCATTTATTGTACCAGCTCATCATGCAGATGCAACACATACCGCCAGGTCCGATTGGTCGCATCAGTCTGTTCATCTGGACGTTCCAGTGTTTGACGTTGGTGCTCGCTTGGCGGAGTTTCCTCTGGGCAGCCTGTCacagaaaaattaattaaaacttcAAGCAATGAAgaaataaactactgtaagcaTTGCAAACGAGTACAATTCATTTTAATGGTAGGAATACTTTTTAAGTAAAAGTTACAAAGTTCTGTCACttcaaagacaaaacacataTTGACAGTTATAATACAAGTACATGTACACTACTGACTCTTTTAAGGCTAAAGTAGCAGagtagaaaataaaaagccCCCTTTCCTAATAGTGATACTATAATTATAGTGTTAAATGCATGGAATGAATCATAACCTTTAAAGGACggtgaattacatttttaagtaaGTTTAAGAGAGTTTAGGAGAACAGGACGCTCAGTTGGATGttacctgtttaaataaaggttaacaacaatgaataaataaaattgattaaatAACCAACACTAGTATAGGCTTGAAAACAGACTTAACACCATGAACCTTACACCAAAAGAGCAGCTGATGCTGGCagcttcatgttttattcaataaatacaataaagacACAAGAGGCCGATAACTAGGATTCAGTGACgttaattattgttttcttctgtAACAGTAAAATCAGTGACACTTTTGTCTTTTGGTTCTTACCACGACATCCTGGTCAACCCTGTGCCGGTTGGCGCGGACCTCCTCCAGCTGCCTCTGCGCCTCATCCAGGGACCGGGACTTGGACTCCATTTCCTGTTTCAGCTCCTGcttctccctttctgtcttGAGGATGTactcctcctgttcctcctgCAGGGCCATCAGGgccttcattttctcctcctcctctgccagtAACCTGGACACAAcagagaagataaaaataacatttttctaAAGAAATGTACACAAAGCTTTTCAAAAATATCAGACAGCTGCATCATATTCCAGAGGAAGCAAAGATGCAAAGCGCTTGATGCAAGGTGTTTGTAGATTTGTGCGATCAGTTCATCAGAAGTTTTAACTTGACTGACTGAGGCTGAGGAAGCACACAAAGAGCGACATATTAGATCTGACTGATGGCAGCGGCGTTTAACAACTTCCTCTGTTGGCAGCTCAACTTCCTCGGGAACATAACGCAACATGAACGCCTTTCAACAGCTGAGCTTAATATCTGCTGTCAGCACAGAGAGGCACCTCCTAAATTACAGCTCATCTAACACTGCTTGCACGCTCTGAACCTCCTTATCGTACCGTGAAAGTGTTTCTAAGTCTCTAAACATGTGTTAACATATATCATTTTACCTTGCTTGATCGTAGCGGAAGGCCTCCTCATCCAGCCTGGCTTTGATCTCCTGCTGCAGTGCCTCCTCCAGACGCTTCTGCATCTCCTCCAGCTCATGgatcctcttcctctgcttctctgcctcctcctctttcagaGCCATCTCTGCCTGCATGCTGACCCGAGCCTTGATACACACGGCAACAAGCAAACGAATGAACACTCACatctttctgcttcttttttttctttctgctttgcctccatcctcacctcctcagcCTCACGAAGCTGGACCTCCAGGGCCTGCTGGAGTTGCTCGTGCTGCTGGCGCCTCCTCTGCTCGTCCTGCTCCAGGAGTGCCTGAGCCTGCTTCTGCGCCTCCTTCAGGAGCTCCAGCTCCGCCAGTTTACGCTCCCGTTCCTCCTGCAGGGCCCGCAGCCTTTGTAGCTCCTCCTCCTTGGACTGTTGTCTCTTCTCCCGCTGCTCCCGCTGTTCACGCCGCTTCAGCTTCAGATCTTTGTGGAGAGACGTTTTCCCCTCCACGTGCAGCCTGATGGCTGTCTGGATGGCTGTGAAGAGAGGAGCgatgatgttttatgtcttCATTAAGCTTTTAATCTATGATCAATACCAGTGAATGTGACCCTCCTCTGACCTGTAGTCCATTCTTGTCTCTGTTTGGTGTCTGAGGCACTCATCTCATAAGTCTTGGTGAGGGTTTTCAGACAAAACATGCACCTCTTCCCATCTCGGTCTGGCAGCACCTTTCCAACAAGAGAAAcacttgaataaataaatatcccaccatgcatcatttttttctctttttttttacatttgttgtttattaaataaacagtggtgaggagaataaaaaaaaaaatagaaaaatagaaaaagatcGGTCAACTCACTGGAAATAGGACGTTTTTGATCCATTTTGAACGACCAAACAATATCTGATCATCGCCTACTTCCTATAATAAAGCATGATTTTAGAATGATTGCTTGTTTTCCTTTGAGGTAACACATGGTTCAGTCTGTAGTGTTCTTGCTGAAAAAACATAACTTGACCACATTGCTGTTTGTCAGTTCTGTGTGGCATTGATGGGCTAATAATTGACTCGTGCTCATGTCAAAAGCCACCAAAACAGCCCAGGAACCAATCACTCTACTCTAACTTTAGTCTAACTCTACTGATGCTTCAGAAATGGTCTTTTAAGAGTTCATATTTTTATCTTGAGTTCAGGTCAGTTGCGTTCTGTAAGATTTGTCAGGAAATCTGATTGTGAATGTGAAACAAGGCAAGTTTCAGATTTCATGTTGTgctttttgtttaatttaaattttttcttttctacccTTTTTGGATTGACACATGAATATGATGCTATGTCTACTTGGGGATTGTATAAAGATTTTTGGGGTGTCTTTAGTGATTGAATGTTATCTTGTTTTATTGCAGCTCCCACCTCCACTTAATTCTGCATCTCAACATAAAGTAGAACAACATTAAagtaaaatgtgaatgtgtcatataaagacacagacacaggtATCGGTTCAAAAATAAAGACTGACTGGTGTATtcagtaaaaaacattttgctatgTCTGCCATCACCTCATTGTCCTATTAGGGTCTAAAATGGAGTATATCATCTTAAATTCTTTGTGCACTTATAGTTATTAATGGAAAAATTAATTGTACCAATTCAATTgtgttaaattacattaaaatgttaaacttaACATTACACCCTCCTCCCCAAACCAATAATTTTCTTACAGTGACTCCTTCTAACTGGTTGCACATATCTACAGATTGTGAGcaacttaaagggaaactttggtatttttcaatgtggaccctattttcccatctttttgtgtctaagtgactaatggggacaacagattggtccagtattgagcaagAGTGCTGCAGCTGGCAGCCATGAGAGTTGTTGTCGAAATCAGTTacatattcagccatgacagaggtggagaggagtgctgggaggagtttgttgtgttggagaaCAGACAGCGTAGCTTAGTGTTACCTAAAAGACTTTCaatgtcatggctgaatatttagctgatttcgaTATTTGATATTGATGTAGATAACAACTCTAATAACAACTCTCGCGAGATGacgagacttctccttgagcgagacttggttagacacaataacaaacagattGGATCAAgcgaaattaaaaaaataaaggtaaaataaaatgttttatttctgtgtatgGTCCTTTCAATAATGTTGTCAAACACTTATAAgaacaatctgagcctgtcagtagcaaaaacaagcacttttagtggatgtacATTAACGGGGCGCTATTGCCCCAAAGGAATACATTACAGCCTGTTTCACGGCTGCCTGCTGAagcgctctcgctcaatactggaccaacTTCAAAACTAGTTTTCCCCATAAGTCACctagacacaaaaagatgggaaaacagAGTCCAGGTTGATAAgtaccaaagtttccctttaaaattgattttttttttgtctcaaacTGTTATATTTGAATGTCCTGAAGAGGTAAAATTATCCTGTAATTCACAAGAAGAACGAAAGATGAcgaaagtctaaaaaaaaaatctatatctGCTGCTGATCTTATGCCCCTTTCATATTTATATTGCAACACCTTGGGGGAAGTCCCCACCCTCCAGGTTGGGAGCTgctggcttaaaaaaaaaattttttactCAAGTGTacaaaagaaagcaaatgatttattttaactACTATGAACATccagtgtgttttcttttcttttctggaCAAACTGATAAAAGGTACATTGTTATCAAAAATCAGAGCCACAGTGTTAAATGTTTAGCTTTGAAAGACGATCACCTCCAGCTGCTTACCTCCACACAGCAGTTCCCATCCAGAACTATGTTGCCCTGGCAATCCTTACGGTCCTCCCCGGTGTAGTAGGACAAGTTGCTCGGCCTTAAAGTGAACCAGCGTTCCTTCCAGTTTCTCCTCAGCTGGCCTTTTTTCCACAGATAACCCTGCATGCACcccaaccaacacacacacatactgtcacCGACACAAAGCACAGCTTGTCAGGCACCAAAACACAAATTTCTGGCGGTAAATCGGCCTCCTACCTCTTTGAGGACATCACCAACTATCTCCCTGTATACTTCCTCTATAGCCATGCTGATTATGCTCTTATCAATTCCTCTGGTTATCTTCCCTGAGTTCATCATCCCCAGAAAAACCCAAACAGTAATTCCGCTCTGCTGCACCAAGTCTTGGGAGAAGAAATCCTCTAATTCAACACAGTTGAACTCAATACTCATAGCCATACATATCTTCTTGAGAAGGTACTCCACCTAAAAGAGGAACAGAAACCAAAGGTCTTGAGAGTGAGAATTAACATGATTCGTCTGAATAATCTGTATGCaactaaaatacagtaattacttattttacttaaaTCAAGTACAAGTATTTTCAACTAAATGTTACTTTAATCTTAACTAACTAACTTTCCTCtgagattttgttttcttcacttttcaCAGTAAACGGTTATTTGTCAGACAAGATCAGgagtttgtttttactttaaatgtgCACTTCATGTTGTAGCTTccagtttttttccatttaaccCCCCCCCCTAGTAAATATTGtaacttttatttatgttcTTTCTTAATTAAACATGCTTTAGTAATAGTATTTACGACACCATGTGCTCATTACACAACAGATTTCTTTGAACAGAGGTCAGTGCGTGAAGTGCAAACCGAAATAAAACTGGATAATGTTTTCTTAAACTCAGCATGGTAGAAACTACTTAGCCCTTGAAATTTAGGGCTTTCTCTTGCCAGCGGCTGTGTAAAAAACACGACAGGAAACCAAAACGAGGGTTTGCAAGTGAGAAACAAGCCCACACTGCAGCATGAAGAGAGCACCGTGTTCCATGATGGCAAGAAACAAGGTTTCAGCGAGGTTGTGTTTAGTGGTTGTAAATGATCCAGCACCTTTTTTAGTTCAAAGATTGCTGACTACAGTCTTAGAATTGTGCTCAACAACAAGCACAGAATAACTTACATCCATGTGTCTAAATTTAGCAACAAGTGTCACTATCATCACACGCAGCCACGGCTAACTATGGTTTCAAGATGTGAAAAATTTTTTGCTTATATAATCCTACAATATTTAATGCTTTGAATAACAAGCAATACCCCATATCAGAAGTAAAGGCATTTTTTAAGTGCCAGACATTAGCTCTGTTTTGAGATTGAAACTATATTGAGTGACTGAAGAGATTCAACATATACTATAGTTAGACTTACCTCGTCAGGGACCATAACCAAAGGGTACTTGTCctcagacagaaaattaaaaaggcACCAAAGCCGAAAAGCATCCCTCTCAGGCAGAacagtgctgctgtttttgtctgtctggtagtttttctttgctgtaagAGTCCAGCAGAGCTCGTCTACGTGTTCCTTAATGAAAGAACCCTCCACAACCTGCAACAACAAAATGCAGGAATTGAAACTAAAGAAAATATGACAGCATCTTTGATTATGTAACATTTGGTGAAACAAAATGAGCACATTTATGGTTTTATCACCTTATCCAGGATATATTTGTTGAGGTAAGGCATATAACCCTGACTGGAGACTgggccatcatcatcatccctgAAGTGCTCCTCCAAAGCCACTGGGTCATGTGGGATACTCAAGACTGTGCACAGGTTGTGGGACAATACCTGAAAAATCACAATGTACAggacagaaatatttttttaaagaggaaaacGTAAATAAAcgtaaaagtaaatatttaggacacaaaaaaatcaagttgCATGAATGTGGATGATACATTATTGCTAAAGCTACATTGCTGATGTATCTAGTGGATAGTTTAGTTTGTTTGCAAGGATAATGTTCAGTTTCTGCCAGAAAACGTGGGCcaaataaattaagaaaaaagttTACGTTTGCGGAACTGAAAATTTGAATTTCTGCTGTACTGTttctaaaaataattttattcgCACATACAGTAGTGCGACACTGGGCAGCTGGAGGCAAAATACCGTTAGAAAAACTGTATGACACAacacaatgacaatgacattgacattttcaaattttaaactaaaaaagaaaattcaagtTAATCAATCAGTGTAACTTCATTCGTACAGTTAGTGCAGCTTAAAGAGCTTTGCAGGTGACTGACAAGCTAATAAGACATGAATAAGACaatataaagataaaaagtaaaataatggaAGACTTGGGGAgatgagaaatagagagagacactgtgtgtttgaaataaatgtgataaaagtgaaacaacataaataaaaaggatataatattcataagacATGTTAAAAAGTCAGCAGATGATATTACTAAACTATTAGTAACATACAGGGGTGGATTTTACCATTAGGCAAGGTAGACGACCCCCAATTTAAAGGGCCCCAAACAGACAGCtgtagatttattatgatgtttagatatgaaaaatactgaattatgttactattctaactcattgtacccaaaataacttttaaaagagatataaaaataaaatataacaaataaagtATGATGCATTCTTATTcattaaactatccagcattaTATAAACTAGTTAGAATTAAAAGCTTCACCGTGAACACAAGTTAAGTTCATTTAAGTACAACATGCTGATAATTCCTCTCTTTCACACTTCACTTTAAGTTAACAtttgaatgcagaacttttactgtGTGGTATTCATAGTTTTACTATTAATAGTAAACAGTTTTACttcagaaaaacagttttgagtacttcttcctCCACTGCTAATATCAACATTCCTAGTTAGAGagaaagtaaaaagtaaagtaagatGGCGTTTGCCTGGGGCCCCAAAATCATTAAATCCACCCCTCTTAACATATTCTGtgtcagtggttctcaaagtggggtccgtgtacccccaggggtccttgaggagGTTCCAGgaggtccccagcaaaaaggggaataatttgttttcaataTAACTCCAtcaaaaagtaacaaaatgacagaatgttTGACTATGTTgatcatgggtttcatacactttctgtaataaaacatctaaaagccaAAATCTTCTTCAATTCTGCTTTGAGGTCTAATTTGcgtcagtttaggggtccttaacgtgaaaaagtttgagaaccactgttctATGTAATCAGTGCCTAGTGCTACAACTAGCAGTGCTACTGCTGTCAAAGAGGGATTTATTTAAGAAAACCAGGCTTTTACTTTTATCACTATAGATTTCTTCAACTGAGAGCGTGCAGCGTCTTAAGATATCTGATGCATGTTATCAGACCAGTCTCTGAGTGTTGAGCCATAACCACATCCTGTCTCTAGTCTCCAGCGAACTGAAACATCTGTCAGTTTTTGAGGCCACGGCATGCAAACTGCTTGCTTCTAAAGAAATGTGGTGCCTGTACACAGGCTGCATGCATGAGGGGGATAAGCCTGGTCATGAGGCTGACTCGACATGAGCCAGGAGTGGCGGGCAGCATATCGCAGGAACGTGGAGGTGGCTGGAATGGAGTCTGATCAACACCAAGACCAAGTGACATAACGATGAGATCAACAAAAATACAGTGGCCTTCATTGAAGCCCTGTGGCAAGAGACAACAATCCCCAACATGTTTCCACTTTGTCCTCGCTCTCACTGTAACAATGTTCTTTTGACATACACAGGCTCATGTTGTGAACATACTCTATTCAACAGGCTGCTCTCTGGTCAGGTCCAGTGCCAGAGGACCCTTTGCACTACAAGCTGGTACATCGAGGCCCAGTCTAATCACAGCTTGGAGATGAGGGCTCCCATTCATATACACACTGAGAGCAAACTGTGACTCCTGTGCTGTTGCCAGACAGAGGTGCATATTGTGCCCTCTTTCACTACTCGAAATATGGGGAACAAATTTGTTCCTTTTTGAACAGCATattgttaaaaaagaaatagtTTCACACAGGAAATATTGAGAATGATATCAGAGATATTGAGCACACCCTTATTTCCTCACGCACTGAATCATACATTACACAGACTCAACAACAAActcatttgtgacatttttgtttGCTGAATGCTTCAAATATTTTCACCTCGTCTTCCACAGAGCAAACCCACGTGATGGAGTATGAATTGAGGTAGGAAATGAGGCAGTAGAGTAAGAAAAAGAGTGAATCTTAAAAGTCTCATCTTCCCAGTAGAGGACCCTCCACTCACCTTGAGCTGAGACTTGGACACCTTACCGCTCTTCTCCAGATCCAGGGCTGTGAAACCGTACCAGATGGACTTGAGCAGCTCAGACCGCAGGTCCATGTCTGCAGCAGTGTAACTTTCTGGTTTCCTCCTCTacgtctcttcttcttcttccctctgcTGTTGACACCGGGCCCTTGGGTGACAGGCAGACACCCactctgtgttgctgctgtcaggCAGGCATTTACCAGGCTGCTAGCAGTGACACCTGCTGGACGTCCACAGTCACcaagcagagagggagggtCTGACTGCTGCACTGTTCTGATCCTGACGTATACCCAACTGAAACTGCTCTGTAAATGATCTTCTACTCACTATGGATTCAGATTCCACCTTTGTGCTTCTtttactggatctcagtgcagcTTTTGACACCATTAATCACTGTATACTATTAGACTAATTTGTAATTTTGGTGTCTCTGGCCTCGCCCTCTCTTGGCATTAGCCCTGCTTATCTGAAAGAACACAGTGTGTCTgctataataatattatatctAAATTCTCTGATGTTAAATATGGAGTACCTCAGGGCTCAGTTCTTGGgcctctgcttttctctctttatatttTGCCTCTTGGCCAAATTATACCTAGTCATGGAATAAATTTCCATTTCTACGTGGATGATACTCAGCTGTATGTGCCTATATGATCATACTGAAATTATTAAATTAGAGGCCTGCTTGGCTGCTGTGAAAAATTGGATGTCACTAAATTTCCTGCTTCTAAACCCAGATAAAACTGAGATGCTGGTCGTTGGCCCTACTAGACACAGACACCACTTTGAGCAAGAAACAGTAACGTTCGACATCTATTTGATTTCACAAAGTAGCAGTCAAGAATCTTGGTGTTACGTTTGATCCCAGCCTCTCTTTTGATAAGCACATCAAAGAAATCACCAAGCCTTTTTCCACCTATGCAACATAGCTAAAATTCAGTCTTCCCTGTCCATGGCTGACGCAGAGACTCTAATACATTTGTTTCATCCAGACTTGATTACTGTGATGTCCAGTTTTCAGGCCTGCCACATGCTGGTACTAAAAGTCTCCAGATGGTTCAAAATACATGCAGCTAGAATCTTaactaaaacaagaaaatgtgaCCATATTACACCATTTCTAGCCTCCCTTCATTTGCTTCCTATCCATGTTAGATCAGACTTTAAGGTGCTTCTGCTGACTTATAAAATCCTAAATGGGCCTCATCATACCTGTCTGATCTCTTTAAACATCATATTCCATCTCAAGCTCTCCACTCTCAAAATGCAGGGCTCTTGTGTGTACCTAAAGTTAAAATGAAGTCAGCAGGCGGCAGGGCCTTTTCCTGTCAGGCCCGGTTCTTATGGAATAATCTCCCTGCTGACATCAGACAATCCAAGTCTATTGGGTCCTTTAAATCTAAACTTCTTTTTGCCTTAACCTTCAATTAGTTGCCTTTAATTGAGTACTTCATGACCTTGTATTGCACGGCAGGTCGGTTTCTGTCgcaataaattacattttttataagcGCTGTCCTACTGATGAGATTATTGAGTCCGATAACCATTGCATCTCTCtaaccttctgtttgtttgttccacaaGCATCAAAGCTGTGTGTCCCtatctcttctctccctctctctctccctattttctcatcctgtcctctcttgtctctcaggcATCTATTGGACCAGCACCCATCCTGGAACCGCTCTGTTTCCCTGGCTGTCAGTGCCATTTCCTGTGGTTTTGGATCTGACCTCCCTTCCTGTAGGAGTTCAGCCtcacctcatgtctctctctctgaataaTGTCTTCATTCTTCTCTATCTCCTGTGTGAATAATGTATTTTCTCATCTCTTCTCCTGTGTATGTGAATGATGTGATGTGAGTCTCCgctgtgtgtatatgtagtcTGTCCTCTTGCCAGGTCTCCATGTCACATTCttcttatatattataaatccgttataattttgttatcctgttcaatgctgtattctgtaatttgtgctttgttctgtacacacaacatctattgcacatctgtccgtcctgggagagggatccctcctctgttgctcttaggttttttccttttttcccctgttacagggtttttttagggagtttttcgAATAGACTAAGGACAGGggatgttgtattgttgtacaGACTGCAAAGCCTcctgtgatttgtgatattgggctatacaaataaaattgacttgacttgacttgatttaagacatctaaaaataatgcttggaacaataatgtgtgccTGATAGGGTTTTCCaccaaaaaagtataattaccactttaaaatccttaaaaacagattctatgaatatgcaaatatatttcatttcaaaagtttaactgctggacacaagatgtcacCATAAAgtttgttctcagtgtttgtgctctggaggattcaagtttccacatcacacttttatAAGTTATATATTTGACCACAACCGCCTTCAAACAATTTGTGCTCGTAGGCTTACGcctaaaaatctgattttcagtgagcacagagaaacttttcactttcagcggatgaatgtgaaaacagccttctagtgtcaaacatAAGGAACAAGAAACAAGGAAGGAagcacatttcatttgtttgaaatgtgctatatagataaagtttgattgattgattgattatttcaGTCTCTACTTGCCGGAGGGGGATGCCGCACACAGTCACGTGGTAAAACAACTTTCGCGTCGTTACCATGGAGCTGTTTATTAAAATCCGTCGCTCATTGGTCAACGATATTGTCATGACCAAAGTGTGCGCAGTCATTGGCTGATACGGCTTCCTGTTGTGACCAATGGCGAAGCGCGCTTTTTTTAACTGCTGCGAGTGCAGGAAGTTGACTGTCCACTGCAGTGTTTGAAGGGACATAATAAGGGAACTTTAAATTTGCACAAAACGCCtggaaaccaaaaaaacatttggaataAACCGTATGAGAAAGACTTCAGACTTTATTGGATGCTCGGAAGAAAGTACCAGAGGCCCTTTTCTGTTTTGAAAGTATGTAAAATGTGTAATAAACGTCTCTATGTGCGTAACGTTACGTAGCATGTGCTAACTTTAAATTGAGCCTTTCTGCTCAGATTAAAGCTAACTTCTCTTAGTAATGTTTGACAGTCAACACGTTGGTTTGAGCTGCTCAAGAATGTGCTCTATTGATTAGGctaataaatgtaattatttatcgcgttgttagttgttttttttacagtgccaTTAATGCTGACATTTGGCTGCACAAAGCTAACGTCAGCTTAATTGacttgcttgtttttgttttttaactttcgAGCAATTGCTAAAGTTTTGGACGCAGTTAGTCTGATGTTATTG is a genomic window of Thunnus maccoyii chromosome 4, fThuMac1.1, whole genome shotgun sequence containing:
- the LOC121896133 gene encoding differentially expressed in FDCP 6 homolog isoform X2, which gives rise to MDLRSELLKSIWYGFTALDLEKSGKVSKSQLKVLSHNLCTVLSIPHDPVALEEHFRDDDDGPVSSQGYMPYLNKYILDKVVEGSFIKEHVDELCWTLTAKKNYQTDKNSSTVLPERDAFRLWCLFNFLSEDKYPLVMVPDEVEYLLKKICMAMSIEFNCVELEDFFSQDLVQQSGITVWVFLGMMNSGKITRGIDKSIISMAIEEVYREIVGDVLKEGYLWKKGQLRRNWKERWFTLRPSNLSYYTGEDRKDCQGNIVLDGNCCVEVLPDRDGKRCMFCLKTLTKTYEMSASDTKQRQEWTTAIQTAIRLHVEGKTSLHKDLKLKRREQREQREKRQQSKEEELQRLRALQEERERKLAELELLKEAQKQAQALLEQDEQRRRQQHEQLQQALEVQLREAEEARVSMQAEMALKEEEAEKQRKRIHELEEMQKRLEEALQQEIKARLDEEAFRYDQARLLAEEEEKMKALMALQEEQEEYILKTEREKQELKQEMESKSRSLDEAQRQLEEVRANRHRVDQDVVAAQRKLRQASTNVKHWNVQMNRLMRPIGPGEKRPSLGSSFSSFQIPTQRDPGLRLRRRSGSEDQDEESKENVESRAGCDLEKRHSHASNGDMDIP
- the LOC121896133 gene encoding differentially expressed in FDCP 6 homolog isoform X1, translated to MDLRSELLKSIWYGFTALDLEKSGKVSKSQLKVLSHNLCTVLSIPHDPVALEEHFRDDDDGPVSSQGYMPYLNKYILDKVVEGSFIKEHVDELCWTLTAKKNYQTDKNSSTVLPERDAFRLWCLFNFLSEDKYPLVMVPDEVEYLLKKICMAMSIEFNCVELEDFFSQDLVQQSGITVWVFLGMMNSGKITRGIDKSIISMAIEEVYREIVGDVLKEGYLWKKGQLRRNWKERWFTLRPSNLSYYTGEDRKDCQGNIVLDGNCCVEEVGDDQILFGRSKWIKNVLFPVLPDRDGKRCMFCLKTLTKTYEMSASDTKQRQEWTTAIQTAIRLHVEGKTSLHKDLKLKRREQREQREKRQQSKEEELQRLRALQEERERKLAELELLKEAQKQAQALLEQDEQRRRQQHEQLQQALEVQLREAEEARVSMQAEMALKEEEAEKQRKRIHELEEMQKRLEEALQQEIKARLDEEAFRYDQARLLAEEEEKMKALMALQEEQEEYILKTEREKQELKQEMESKSRSLDEAQRQLEEVRANRHRVDQDVVAAQRKLRQASTNVKHWNVQMNRLMRPIGPGEKRPSLGSSFSSFQIPTQRDPGLRLRRRSGSEDQDEESKENVESRAGCDLEKRHSHASNGDMDIP